The DNA window GATGATTTGCAAAGAATCTATCTGAGAAGCAAATTATTCTATTCACGACCTCGTTTTGAAATATTGGGAGAAGAATTCGCCGCTTGGTTCAAAGAATTCAAAGATGTGGCGAAGCGAATCGATATTTTTTTGCATAAGCAAGCAGACGAAGCATATCTGTGTAagatttcaaatatagaaaGTAACAAGTTCGATAAAAGCTACATAAAAAACCTGTATTGAAAAAGCTCGTCAAATTGAAAACATGCAAGGTAaggtaataaaaatattaaattcattgtTATCCTTAAAATGTTTGGGGCTTCTAtctgtatttcatatttataaactagaggctctaaagagcctgtgtcgctcaccttggtctatgggaatattaaacaaaggacgcagatggattcataacaaaattgtgttttggtgatggtgatgtgttagtacattttactttactgagcattcttgctgcttacaattatctctatctataatgaacttggcccagtagtttcagtggaaaatgtaagtatttaaaaaaattatgaaaattgttaaaaattaactataaaggaCAACAATTCCTTagggggtcaactgaccattcggtcatgttgacttctTTGTAAactttactttgctgaacataattgctgtttacagtttatctccatctataacaatattcaagataattaccaaaaacagcaaaatttccttaaaattaccaattcaggggcagtaacccaacaacaggttgttcaattcatctgaaaatttctgggcagatagatcttgacctgctcaacaattttaccctctgtcagatttgctctaaatgcttttgtttttgagttataagccaaaaactgcatttaaccactatgttttatttttagccgtggtggccatcttggttagttggccgggtcacgccacacatttttcaaactaaataccccaatgatgattgtggcttagtttggtttaatttggcccggtagtttcagaggagaagatttttgtaaaaaattacgGACgaagacgacgacggacgacgaacgacggacgccaagtgatgagaaaagctcacttgacccttttggccaggtgagctaataaaggAAGacgtggtattattgccaatgaggcaaatctccaaatgacacagaaattaacaactacagttcaccgtacgaccttcatcaatgagcaaagcccataccgcagggtcagctataaaaggcacagaaattacaaatataaagcaatttaaacgataaaactaacggcctcatttatgtacaaaaattaacGAGAAACAAATATGGAACACATgaaccaacaaacgacaatcactgaataacaGCTTCCTGACTGGGGAAAGtaacaaacatacaaatgtgGCGGGACTAAGCattttagcgggatcccaaatAACCTGAGACAGTGGTGTTTGATTGGTCACTTCACCGGCATATCTTTACATAACAAGTATTTTGATGTAAAGAATTCAGACAATTACAATTGAATATTGATAAGATGCTGATTTTCTGCTTgaaacaatgtaaaaatatttataaactgaGCATCGCCAATTAAATGTCTTATTTTGAtactctgttttttttctttaatggCCATTGCTGGCCTAGGTCTGTGCTGTGCAACATTCATGCTGTTATAGTACTTGAATCTACCGTGTATTCATTATGATTTGTTCGACACACATGTTTATGGAGTGATAGTTTTACGTTAAGTGCAAATTTAAATCGCGAATGCTAAATgaagtacatgttttttttatatacttaaataagagtttttatcaaatgaacagaaaaaatattcacGAATATCATAATATTCCTAAATCTTCTAAAATTAGACTCTTCGAATATACACGAATAAATAGTACGCCACTTGATTTAAATCCATATTATACTTATTTCATTTCTTTCAGTGGGCAGAACATGCAGAAGCAATGAAACCTCTATTAATCTTTTCATCGGAAGATCTGGTAGAGAGTGTATAGATCGTATCATAAAAGAAGGCAAGTTAGACAGtgcttttttcttaatttattccTCATactttcttaaatataaaaataaccacTTGACTATGATTAATCCACCGtttcaattgtttatttacattacaGTTATTAAAACAAGCCTTAATCAAATTGCATTACGATAATTGTTCCAAACAAGATCTAATTCTTACGaagtgttaaacatgtttctcTGATGTTCGACAGCCTCCATTgtgttaaatgaaaaaaaaaacgcgAATCGTTGAGCTATTATGTGGCACATAGTAGTATGAAATTATGTGTCCTGCTCCGCCATCAAACTTTAACatcatacatttaaaaactTTGCTTCAGCTTcagaataaaattcaaattgccaaaaaaaaaaaaaaaaaaatcgaataaaaaaaagtgttagtGTTTTGTATATTAAGGATTCATTTATGGTTGATACCATGAATGAAATGTACATCGTCGTAACCTTAGAAAACATTAATGATCAAACAAAAGGGCAATAGAAATGGCGTACTATTGTCTCATGACGCtgattaaatcatttaaattaagGCAGTTTTCGAATTCtatttttgtatcatatttcGTGTATTATTATGCGAGAAAAACATAAATAGCATGCCACAATTGCAACCATATGTGattaaaatgttattgtctcatgaaTTAAAtgcgttattttttttacccttttcaGGGTCAAAAGCGGAAAAGATGAATTTAATTGTAACAGGAGAGATTAATGGAAATGAAGTGGCTGAAAAGTTTTTAAGAGTTAATTCCAGTGAAAACTTGTTTCAGactgaaattgaagatattcaGCCAAATCGTATAGTATTGATGGTGAAAGTCAGGGATCAAACTCTCCAATCTAAAGACCAATTCATGGAGAAAATGCTCAAGTTATTACTCAAAGTTTTGATACCTGAAGAGGAGAATCAATTTCCAAATTCAATAATTGACACCGTCATTATTGGTTTTGCCGAAAGAATAACTCtaggtacatgtattttatactacatattttttttatgacctATGACTTCAGAACCGAGGTATAcaacttgtttttgtttcctGAGCGCCCATGAGTGGTAATTTAAGAGAAGGAACTATTGATCCTTTCATGAGCACTTGAATTCTTCCTAATTTTTCGGTGATCTTTGGGTTGCTAAACCTTCGTTTtaagtattgtgttttgatttttgatagTGTTTTCGGGTCTTATCGTTCGtttgtttgattgtttgtttgttcgaatatttgtatgtttatggTATTAGCTAAAGATCTTAGTTTATATACCGGTTACATTTCCTTCCTTCtacatttgtaattgttttgtaataacaattcaaataatataGTTGACATATCTAACCTTGTGTCGTTTTCAAATTCTGATTTAAAGAATGTTTAAGAGAAATCCAGATTTTTTTCAACGCTACTTAATTACTATCATATGAATTAAATTAACAGTATAACCCCAATGTTTAATTATCATAAATCGTTTTGAGAGATCCAAATCAAGATGACAAACAATAACTGAGGGAGTCGCGTGAACCCTGAACGGAAAAAAACTAGGTGCGTCTACaggataaataaactcatcatagatataacTTGAATAATCTCAATGCTCTTTCACTTCTTACTTTATATGGcctctttaacttttttggattggagcgtcactgatgagtcttttgtagacgaaacgcgcatcttgcgtatatacaaaatttcgtcttggtatctatgatggaTTTATTTACtactactgggtcgatgccactgctggtggagatttatttccccgagggtatcaccagccaagtagtctgCTTTTTTgagctgacatgaattatcattggaatggtcatatttataaatttactgttcaaaaaattttgaaatattaaggcttttctttctcaggcatagattaccttagctgtatttggcaaaactctTAGGAACTTCTTTGGATTGAAGCGTCACtggagtcttttgtagaagaaacgcgcgtctggcgtatatacaaaatttagtcctggtatctatgatgagtttatttactacaactgggtcgatgccactgcttgtgAGGATATAATGCCCTGAGGGTTTCACCAGCCAAATAgtcagattttgttttatttatctgacatgaaatatcattgataccatcagtgacgcccgaatccaaaaacaaaatcaaaatgtcaaataaagtacgaaattgaagagcattgaggaccaaactttccaaaagttttgccaaatacagctaaggtaaaaTATATtactgaggtagaaaagcctcagtatttaaaaattcaaaattttgtgaaattttgtgaacagtaaatttataaatataaccatatcaatgataattcatgtcagcacaaaagtgctgactactaggctggtgataccctcgggaaaatgtatctccaccagcagtggcatcgacccagtggtagtaaataaactcatcatagataccaggactaaattgtgTATATACTAGTACGCCAGACagacgtttcgtctacaaaagactcatcagtgacgaccGAAtccaaaaaatttgaaaaggcCTAATATATTAACATCGCATATGTTATTACGTCAAAGAAACAGCACACATAGTAcgcaaataacaaaaatgacatctatttcaaaatgttttataaacacTGTATTGAGATATACCGGAATGCTCCTGTGAATAATTGATTATGTTCGATTTGTATGTtaaaatgagcaacacgacggttgccacatgtggagcagaatctgcgaACCTTTCCAGAGCACGTGAGATCAcatccagtttttggtggggttcatattgcttattctttgtttttttcaatgttgtgtcatgggtactattgtttgtctgtctgtttttttttgttttttttttagctatggcgttgtcagtttattttcgatttatgagtttgattgtccatttggtatctttcgcccctcttttcaaagataaaattttttcatgtttttatcactatctttattttagaaaatcCACCATCACAGGAAGAACTTGTCAAATATGCACAAAGAGCTGAGGGATATAACCTGTTTCTGTCCGTAAGTCTCAACAGAAAATTCGATTTGAAATCTCAAGATGACGGGTATTGGGACATTTCAGATTGCACAATTCTCAGCACGAAAATGGTGTTCACGGATAGTAAAGGAATACTTATATATGATACAACCAATGATGCTACCGATTATATATCTCTGTCAGAAAAACCACGATATGTCACTGCGATAGACAACGATACCGTAGCAGTATCTTCAGAATGGGACTGGGacattaaaattataagtttgACAACTAAGGAAGTATCCAG is part of the Mytilus trossulus isolate FHL-02 chromosome 13, PNRI_Mtr1.1.1.hap1, whole genome shotgun sequence genome and encodes:
- the LOC134694777 gene encoding uncharacterized protein LOC134694777, whose protein sequence is MNLIVTGEINGNEVAEKFLRVNSSENLFQTEIEDIQPNRIVLMVKVRDQTLQSKDQFMEKMLKLLLKVLIPEEENQFPNSIIDTVIIGFAERITLENPPSQEELVKYAQRAEGYNLFLSVSLNRKFDLKSQDDGYWDISDCTILSTKMVFTDSKGILIYDTTNDATDYISLSEKPRYVTAIDNDTVAVSSEWDWDIKIISLTTKEVSRTVQTSGCCYGVSFYDNKLYAAFKNGSKVDVQVIDRDNQNEFQKSNVIPIYSDSVRYITVNGGKLFYTAESILYCCGLNGTIQWQFSDDKYSCLLGVTSDGNGNAFVSCLSAHTVLLVLSGGKKYREILNRSSELTLPRGIHFAKHDNLLLVCNKTGKVSIVNVK